A window of Aeromicrobium sp. Root236 contains these coding sequences:
- a CDS encoding alpha/beta fold hydrolase: MKPPTAAFVRYYDVESADGTRLRAWTNDADGPTVFLSNGLGTNPHAWPALLRPDCGLHVVSWNHRGVGGSERPADGRVDLDAFVEDALAVMDHAGIDSAVVASWSAGVTIAFELAGRHPERVKGILAVAGVPGNTFATMLAPLRMPPAVSKQLMVGLARTAWVSGRALAPLTRRIPWTNATANMLRLTRLINPAADTAELRTLMQEFCTTHPSWYAKLALGVSEHQRVSLSRIDVPVTFIAGKWDMLTGARDMLSASERVAGSRFLEFDATHFIPLEFPDLVLEELKDLVDRTA, encoded by the coding sequence GTGAAGCCACCCACGGCCGCCTTCGTCCGCTATTACGACGTCGAGAGCGCCGACGGCACCCGGCTGAGGGCGTGGACGAATGATGCCGATGGGCCGACGGTCTTCCTGTCGAATGGCCTCGGCACCAACCCGCACGCCTGGCCGGCCCTGCTGCGGCCCGACTGCGGCCTCCACGTCGTGTCGTGGAACCACCGGGGCGTCGGCGGGTCCGAGCGGCCAGCCGACGGACGGGTCGACCTCGACGCGTTCGTCGAGGACGCGTTGGCGGTCATGGATCATGCGGGCATCGACTCGGCCGTCGTCGCCTCGTGGTCCGCGGGCGTCACGATCGCGTTCGAGCTCGCGGGGCGCCACCCCGAACGGGTCAAGGGGATCCTTGCCGTCGCCGGGGTGCCCGGCAACACGTTCGCGACGATGCTGGCTCCCCTGCGCATGCCTCCGGCGGTCTCCAAGCAGCTGATGGTCGGCCTCGCGCGTACGGCATGGGTGTCGGGACGCGCATTGGCACCGCTGACCCGGCGGATCCCCTGGACCAACGCGACGGCCAACATGCTCCGCCTGACGCGGCTCATCAACCCGGCGGCCGACACCGCGGAGCTGCGGACGCTCATGCAGGAGTTCTGCACGACGCATCCGTCCTGGTACGCCAAGCTCGCCCTCGGGGTGTCGGAGCACCAGCGCGTCTCGCTGTCCAGGATCGACGTGCCGGTGACCTTCATCGCCGGCAAGTGGGACATGCTCACCGGCGCCCGCGACATGCTCTCGGCGTCGGAACGCGTCGCCGGGTCCCGGTTCCTCGAGTTCGACGCGACGCACTTCATCCCGCTCGAGTTCCCCGACCTCGTCCTCGAGGAGCTCAAGGACCTGGTCGACCGCACCGCCTGA